In Salana multivorans, a single genomic region encodes these proteins:
- a CDS encoding acyl-CoA dehydrogenase family protein, with protein sequence MDFSLSEEQQLLLESLDELLERDCSLAYIAACDAEHRQPVEFKRAMHEAGFLTLGFPEEYGGTPTDTMTLCLIAERVARQGLNLGYSTEILQVLDILEFGSEEQKQAVLGVLAEGEVPFALAFTEPGAGSDSAAMAMTAVHRDGKVVLNGTKTLVTNAVDSKYLLTMARNPDATDPRRAISMYLVPMDTPGIELSPILKMCWHTADSSEIFYNDVVVDESCLVGVKGEGFVQLMKNFEVERIMTATQSLGLAEAAFEDAAAYAAQRVQFGQPIGNFQQIQQKLTDMAIKIENMRNFVYHSAWMVDNDCLDRTQAAMCKRYCSLAAFEVCDDAMQIFGGLGVTEGVRVERLWRDARGHRFGGGTDEIMVHIVGRQIVKQHSR encoded by the coding sequence ATGGACTTCAGCCTCAGCGAGGAACAGCAGCTGCTCCTCGAGAGCCTCGACGAGCTGCTCGAACGCGACTGCTCGCTCGCCTACATCGCCGCCTGCGACGCCGAGCACCGTCAGCCGGTCGAGTTCAAGCGCGCCATGCACGAGGCGGGCTTCCTGACGCTCGGGTTCCCGGAGGAGTACGGGGGCACCCCGACCGACACCATGACGCTCTGCCTCATCGCCGAGCGGGTGGCGCGTCAGGGGCTCAACCTCGGGTACTCGACCGAGATCCTCCAGGTGCTCGACATCCTCGAGTTCGGCTCCGAGGAGCAGAAGCAGGCCGTCCTCGGTGTGCTGGCCGAGGGCGAGGTGCCGTTCGCGCTCGCGTTCACCGAGCCGGGCGCCGGGTCGGACTCCGCCGCGATGGCGATGACGGCCGTGCACCGCGATGGCAAGGTCGTTCTCAACGGGACGAAGACGCTGGTCACGAACGCCGTGGACTCCAAGTACCTGCTCACCATGGCGCGCAACCCCGACGCGACGGACCCGCGCCGGGCCATCTCCATGTACCTGGTGCCGATGGACACCCCGGGGATCGAGCTCTCGCCCATCCTCAAGATGTGCTGGCACACCGCCGACTCCTCGGAGATCTTCTACAACGACGTCGTGGTGGACGAGTCGTGCCTGGTCGGCGTCAAGGGCGAGGGCTTCGTCCAGCTCATGAAGAACTTCGAGGTCGAGCGGATCATGACCGCGACCCAGTCGCTGGGCCTGGCGGAGGCCGCGTTCGAGGACGCCGCCGCCTACGCCGCGCAGCGCGTCCAGTTCGGTCAGCCGATCGGGAACTTCCAGCAGATCCAGCAGAAGCTCACCGACATGGCCATCAAGATCGAGAACATGCGCAACTTCGTCTACCACTCCGCATGGATGGTGGACAACGACTGCCTCGACCGCACCCAGGCCGCGATGTGCAAGCGCTACTGCTCCCTCGCGGCGTTCGAGGTCTGCGACGACGCGATGCAGATCTTCGGCGGCCTCGGGGTGACCGAGGGTGTCCGGGTCGAGCGTCTGTGGCGCGACGCCCGGGGCCACCGCTTCGGCGGCGGGACCGACGAGATCATGGTCCACATCGTGGGACGGCAGATCGTCAAGCAGCACAGTCGCTGA
- a CDS encoding electron transfer flavoprotein subunit beta/FixA family protein: MSTVVAYKWSANPQDAVVGSDGTVDWSRAKAGVGEYDTIPIELGRRLADATGDELVGVSVGPAAVASPMAKKAALSRGLDRAVVLADDAVAGWNLTRVAAALAALADRAGATIVLTGDASVDENAKMTSALVAGSLGWPCFQDVSEVARTDDGWRLTQVVSGGTREIEVSGGVVVAVTTDAVVPRVPGMKEILAAGKKPVDEVSVSEIELPEAALEIQGRARPVMATRKHHVFGGTDAVNQLVAAMRADGAI; the protein is encoded by the coding sequence ATGAGCACAGTCGTGGCCTACAAGTGGTCGGCCAACCCGCAGGACGCCGTGGTCGGCTCCGACGGCACGGTCGACTGGAGCCGCGCCAAGGCCGGCGTCGGCGAGTACGACACCATCCCGATCGAGCTCGGCCGGCGGCTCGCCGACGCGACCGGCGACGAGCTGGTCGGCGTCAGCGTCGGCCCGGCCGCCGTCGCGTCGCCGATGGCGAAGAAGGCCGCGCTCTCCCGCGGGCTCGACCGTGCCGTCGTCCTCGCCGACGACGCCGTCGCGGGCTGGAACCTGACCCGGGTCGCCGCAGCGCTCGCCGCGCTGGCCGACCGCGCCGGGGCCACCATCGTCCTGACGGGGGACGCGTCGGTCGACGAGAACGCCAAGATGACGTCGGCCCTCGTCGCCGGCTCCCTCGGCTGGCCGTGCTTCCAGGACGTGTCCGAGGTGGCGCGGACGGACGACGGCTGGCGCCTGACCCAGGTGGTCTCGGGCGGAACGCGCGAGATCGAGGTCTCCGGCGGCGTCGTCGTCGCGGTGACGACGGACGCGGTGGTTCCCAGGGTGCCCGGGATGAAGGAGATCCTCGCCGCTGGCAAGAAGCCCGTCGACGAGGTCTCCGTCTCCGAGATCGAGCTGCCCGAGGCGGCGCTCGAGATCCAGGGTCGCGCCCGGCCGGTCATGGCCACCCGCAAGCACCACGTCTTCGGCGGGACCGACGCCGTCAACCAGCTCGTCGCGGCCATGCGCGCCGACGGCGCCATCTGA
- a CDS encoding L-lactate MFS transporter, translating to MSTSRPVTAVNRWGVLSGAVIALLMGGTLYSFSVFAKPFAELRGWAMPDVMQAFGFTSMLAPVAMIGAGYFLDRGRTQLLMIAGGVLFGAGHVLAGLVTSIGAFWLCFGLIAGLGQGMMYSAALSNTLKLFPDKRGLASGMITGGMGAGSVIAAPVGRAMVSSIGVSQSFVVLGAVYAVVVVLAAVLLIRQAPVGYAPAGWTPPAPVGGGAPTAMNWRQMIRTPQFWIIVPMFVAGAFFGLMITSNLSGISQDMFGATAASAALFVSLLGACNTIGRISWGWVSDRIGITTSLMIVFVLAAAALVLLGAGAGTLVLAAGVIVLGFAFGGVMSLFPPLTMANYGPRHQGVNYGIVFSAYALSGLVAPKWAASIAEGSGGDFSSAFYIAAAIAVCGLVLTLLYRGVTARRSAAASVVVEREPVSAP from the coding sequence ATGTCCACCTCTCGACCCGTCACGGCCGTCAACCGCTGGGGCGTCCTCAGCGGGGCCGTCATCGCCCTCCTCATGGGCGGCACCCTCTACAGCTTCTCGGTGTTCGCCAAGCCGTTCGCCGAGCTCCGCGGCTGGGCCATGCCCGACGTCATGCAGGCGTTCGGCTTCACCTCCATGCTCGCCCCGGTCGCCATGATCGGTGCCGGCTACTTCCTCGACCGCGGGCGCACCCAGCTCCTCATGATCGCGGGCGGCGTGCTCTTCGGCGCCGGGCACGTGCTCGCCGGCCTGGTCACGTCGATCGGCGCGTTCTGGCTGTGCTTCGGCCTCATCGCCGGCCTCGGCCAGGGAATGATGTACTCGGCCGCGCTGTCGAACACGCTCAAGCTCTTCCCCGACAAGCGCGGGCTGGCCTCCGGGATGATCACGGGCGGCATGGGGGCCGGCTCCGTCATCGCAGCTCCCGTCGGACGCGCGATGGTCTCGAGCATCGGTGTCTCCCAGTCGTTCGTCGTGCTCGGGGCCGTCTACGCCGTGGTCGTCGTCCTCGCCGCCGTTCTGCTCATCCGTCAGGCGCCCGTCGGGTACGCGCCCGCCGGCTGGACTCCTCCCGCCCCCGTCGGCGGCGGCGCGCCCACGGCCATGAACTGGCGCCAGATGATCCGGACGCCGCAGTTCTGGATCATCGTCCCGATGTTCGTCGCGGGCGCCTTCTTCGGCCTGATGATCACGTCGAACCTCTCCGGGATCAGCCAGGACATGTTCGGCGCCACCGCGGCGTCCGCCGCCCTGTTCGTCTCGCTGCTCGGGGCCTGCAACACGATCGGGCGCATCTCGTGGGGGTGGGTCTCCGACCGCATCGGCATCACGACGTCGCTGATGATCGTGTTCGTCCTCGCCGCCGCCGCGCTCGTCCTCCTCGGCGCGGGTGCCGGGACCCTCGTGCTCGCCGCCGGCGTCATCGTGCTCGGCTTCGCCTTCGGTGGCGTCATGAGCCTGTTCCCGCCGCTCACCATGGCCAACTACGGTCCGCGCCACCAGGGCGTCAACTACGGCATCGTGTTCTCCGCGTACGCCCTGTCCGGTCTGGTGGCCCCGAAGTGGGCGGCATCGATCGCCGAGGGTTCCGGAGGCGACTTCTCGAGCGCCTTCTACATCGCCGCCGCCATCGCGGTCTGCGGCC
- a CDS encoding acyl CoA:acetate/3-ketoacid CoA transferase, with protein MAQVITAVEAARLIKDDDTVALSGFGLSCVNMEVIAALEQRWLAEQAPRNLTIVNSSAVGARGRREGLSKLAYAGLVGRWVGGIMSASPALGALAMANELECHNLPQGVITALYREIAARRPGVITKVGIGTFVDPRLEGGKVNDVTTRDLVSLLELDGQEYLFYRAFPIDVGLIRGTYADEMGNLTMEHEGLKMEVLPIAQAVHNSGGIVIAQAKGIARTGSLDPNLVRVPGNVVDYVVVSEPENHMQTENTQYNPAFSGQIRVPVSGFKPVPLTERKVMARRAAAEVRPGDVMNLGVGVPAEVGVIMSDEGVADYALLTTEAGAVGGTAADDKNFGHSYNALAQLGMHEQFDYYDGGGLDLTVLGLAQADSHGNLNVSKFNGKVAGCGGFINITATAKRVVFAGTFTAGGLEVEFVDGAVRVVTEGRIRKFVRDVEQVTFSGAQATRNAQKVVYVTERAVFELVDGVMTLTEIAPGIDLQTQILDQMDFVPAIAQPLREMDPGLFREEWGGLKQYIDDQVAAGI; from the coding sequence ATGGCACAGGTCATCACGGCGGTCGAGGCCGCTCGCCTCATCAAGGACGACGACACCGTCGCGCTGTCCGGTTTCGGCCTCTCGTGCGTCAACATGGAGGTGATCGCCGCCCTGGAGCAGCGCTGGCTGGCCGAGCAGGCGCCGCGCAACCTCACGATCGTCAACTCCTCGGCCGTCGGCGCTCGAGGCCGGCGCGAGGGGCTGAGCAAGCTGGCCTACGCCGGCCTCGTCGGCCGTTGGGTCGGCGGCATCATGTCCGCCTCACCCGCGCTCGGCGCGCTGGCGATGGCCAACGAGCTCGAGTGCCACAACCTCCCCCAGGGCGTCATCACCGCGCTGTACCGCGAGATCGCCGCGCGGCGCCCTGGCGTCATCACGAAGGTGGGGATCGGGACGTTCGTCGACCCCCGCCTGGAGGGCGGGAAGGTGAACGACGTCACGACCCGCGACCTCGTCTCGCTCCTCGAGCTCGACGGGCAGGAGTACCTGTTCTACCGGGCCTTCCCCATCGACGTCGGCCTCATCCGTGGCACCTACGCCGACGAGATGGGCAACCTCACCATGGAGCACGAGGGGCTCAAGATGGAGGTCCTGCCGATCGCCCAGGCCGTGCACAACAGCGGCGGCATCGTCATCGCGCAGGCCAAGGGGATCGCCCGCACCGGCTCGCTCGACCCGAACCTCGTGCGGGTCCCGGGCAACGTCGTCGACTACGTCGTCGTGTCCGAGCCCGAGAACCACATGCAGACCGAGAACACGCAGTACAACCCCGCCTTCTCCGGACAGATCCGCGTCCCCGTGTCGGGGTTCAAGCCGGTCCCCCTCACCGAGCGCAAGGTGATGGCGCGGCGCGCCGCCGCCGAGGTCCGCCCCGGCGACGTGATGAACCTGGGCGTCGGCGTCCCGGCCGAGGTCGGGGTCATCATGTCCGACGAGGGGGTCGCCGACTACGCCCTCCTCACCACCGAGGCCGGTGCGGTCGGAGGCACGGCCGCCGACGACAAGAACTTCGGGCACAGCTACAACGCCCTCGCCCAGCTCGGGATGCACGAGCAGTTCGACTACTACGACGGCGGCGGCCTCGACCTGACCGTGCTCGGCCTCGCCCAGGCCGACTCCCACGGCAACCTCAACGTCTCGAAGTTCAACGGCAAGGTGGCCGGCTGCGGAGGCTTCATCAACATCACGGCGACGGCGAAGCGCGTCGTGTTCGCCGGGACCTTCACGGCCGGCGGGCTCGAGGTGGAGTTCGTCGACGGGGCCGTCCGCGTCGTCACGGAGGGCCGCATCCGCAAGTTCGTCCGCGACGTCGAGCAGGTCACCTTCTCGGGCGCTCAGGCGACGCGGAACGCGCAGAAGGTCGTCTACGTCACCGAGCGCGCCGTGTTCGAGCTGGTCGACGGCGTCATGACCCTCACCGAGATCGCCCCGGGGATCGATCTGCAGACCCAGATCCTCGACCAGATGGACTTCGTCCCGGCGATCGCGCAGCCGCTGCGCGAGATGGACCCGGGCCTGTTCCGCGAGGAGTGGGGCGGCCTCAAGCAGTACATCGACGACCAGGTGGCGGCCGGCATCTGA